A window of Paenibacillus phoenicis genomic DNA:
AGCGTGGTTCTGTTCCTCGCCTCGGACAGCGCGGCATATATGACCGGTCAAACGCTGCACGTAGACGGCGGAATGTATATGTAAAAATCACGCCTTTCGCTTCTATGGCATTTTAACTTCAAATCTCTTATAATACCAAAGAGGAGGTGAACCGGATGTCCGATATCTTGGATCGCGTAAAACGCATTGTAGTGGATCGCCTCGGCGCTGATGAAGCCGAAGTGACGCTGGAAGCGTCTTTCAAAGACGACTTGGGTGCGGATTCGCTTGACGTAGTTGAGTTGGTCATGGAATTGGAAGATGAATTCGATCTGGAAATTTCCGACGAAGATGCAGAGAAGATTACGACTGTAGGTGAAGTTGTAAACTACATACAATCTCATACCTAATGTCATCCAAAAGTCCCGTACCTCCTACATAGCAGGCGGGACTTCTCCTCATCTTCAGCTTCTGCAAGCATTCGTGCTTAAGAACTTAGAATGATTAGTACACATGAAGTCCATACGAGGTGAATGTGTTTGAAGCATAGAGTAGTAGTCACAGGAATGGGGGTCGTGACGGCGCTAGGACAAGACCTCGATACGCTATGGAATAACCTTGTTCAGGGGAAATCCGGCGTTTCGAGAATCGAAGCGTTTGATGTCAGCGAATACCCGACGCAAATTGCCGCCTCCGTGAAAGATTTTAATCCAGAGGATTATGTGGATCGGAAGGAAGCGCGGAAGATGGACCGCTTCGTGCAATTTGCAGCCGCTGCGGCAATCAGCGCCATGAAAGACAGCGGACTCACCATCGGTGAGACGGCCGATCCGGAACGGGTTGGCGTTATGATTGGTTCGGGGATCGGCGGTCTTGGAACTTGGGAAGACCAGCACAATATTTTGCTGGAGAAAGGTCCAAAACGCGTCAGCCCATTTTTTATTCCTATGATGATTGCCAATATGGCCTCGGGCCATGTATCGATCATGTTTGGAGCGAAGGGTCCGAACACGACGGCGGTAACTGCGTGCGCGACCGGAACTCATTCCATCGGCGATTCGTACAAGCTTATCCAGCGGGGTGATGCCGATGTGATGATTTGCGGAGGCGCGGAAGCAACGATCCGTCCGACCGGTATGGCGGGATTCTGCTCGATGCGGGCGATGTCGACCCGCAACGACGAACCGGAGAAAGCCAGCCGGCCGTTTGATCTGGAACGAGACGGCTTTGTCATGGGCGAAGGCGCCGGGATTCTGATTTTGGAATCGCTGGAGCATGCACAGAAGCGCGGTGCTAAAATCTACGGTGAAGTTATCGGCTACGGCTTGAGCGGGGACGCTCACCATATGACGGAGCCGGATCCCAACGGACCGGAACGCTGCATGAAGATGGCGATCCGCGATGCCGGGATTGCGCCGGAAGAAGTGGATTATATCAATGCCCACGGGACATCGACCCCGGTTGGCGACCGCTCGGAGACGATTGCGATCAAACGTGCGTTTGGAGACCATGCTTATAAATTGGCGGTCAGCTCGACGAAATCGATGACCGGCCACTTGCTTGGGGCTGCCGGCGGGGTGGAAGGCGTCATTTGCGGGCTCACCTTGAAGCATGGCATCATTCCGCCAACGATCAACTTGGAGCATCCGGATCCGGAATGTGATCTGGACTACGTTCCGAACGAAGCCAGACGTGCGGATGTCCGCGTCACGATGTCCAACTCGTTTGGATTCGGCGGACACAACGCCACGATCATCATGAAGAAATACGAAGCATAAGGGGTTAAGTCCGGTGAATGGAGATCTGAAGCAGTTACAGCAAAAACTTGAACTGGCATTCCAAAATCGGCAGCTTCTGAAACAAGCCTTCACTCATGCGTCATACGTGAATGAGCATCGCTTCAGTCAATATGAGGATAACGAACGGCTGGAGTTCTTGGGCGATGCCGTTCTCGAATTGACCGTTTCGGAGCATTTATATCGGTTATTCCCGGATCGTCCTGAAGGCGAGCTGACCAAATTGCGCGCCGCGATCGTCTGTGAACCGTCGCTCGTGAAATTTGCCGAAAACCTAGAGTTTGGAAAATACGT
This region includes:
- the acpP gene encoding acyl carrier protein; protein product: MSDILDRVKRIVVDRLGADEAEVTLEASFKDDLGADSLDVVELVMELEDEFDLEISDEDAEKITTVGEVVNYIQSHT
- the fabF gene encoding beta-ketoacyl-ACP synthase II, which encodes MKHRVVVTGMGVVTALGQDLDTLWNNLVQGKSGVSRIEAFDVSEYPTQIAASVKDFNPEDYVDRKEARKMDRFVQFAAAAAISAMKDSGLTIGETADPERVGVMIGSGIGGLGTWEDQHNILLEKGPKRVSPFFIPMMIANMASGHVSIMFGAKGPNTTAVTACATGTHSIGDSYKLIQRGDADVMICGGAEATIRPTGMAGFCSMRAMSTRNDEPEKASRPFDLERDGFVMGEGAGILILESLEHAQKRGAKIYGEVIGYGLSGDAHHMTEPDPNGPERCMKMAIRDAGIAPEEVDYINAHGTSTPVGDRSETIAIKRAFGDHAYKLAVSSTKSMTGHLLGAAGGVEGVICGLTLKHGIIPPTINLEHPDPECDLDYVPNEARRADVRVTMSNSFGFGGHNATIIMKKYEA